Part of the Pangasianodon hypophthalmus isolate fPanHyp1 chromosome 9, fPanHyp1.pri, whole genome shotgun sequence genome is shown below.
GAAATGGCTCTGTTCCGCCAGCGTTCTGTGCTCCGTTCCCCTCCTGTTCGCCGCACTCCGATTTTGCACAACTTCCTGCACATCCTGTCATCTCGCTCTTCTGGAGGAACAGAACCCCGCGAACCTCCTCCCAGCATGCCTCTGTTTCAGTATCCCGGGCGGAGTGAGCTAGCAGATCGGCCTCCTCAGCAGAGCTGCACTCAGCACCTGGGCCTCGGTTGCCTATGCAGTCGTTGTGCTGCCACATCTCGAAACGTTCAGAGCCCCTCTGCTCTGCAGCCTACAGACTCCGtgcacactcactctcattcgCACCCACAGCCTCCCAACCAATCACGTCCCTCCTCAGACAGGCCCTCTGCGTTTAGCAGCGTGCATAGCAGCACTGCAGGGAGCTCGCTGCACCGAGGCCTGTCATCTCTCAGAACTAGCATGGCTTTGGGTGGCACTCCAGAGCCCTCAGCTCGGCTGCCAGGTGGTGATTGGTCCAGTAGCTTGCTGGGCACCAGTTCTGGAGCTACACTGGACGAGGCAGCAGTCGGCATTATGGGAAGGGGGATCGTACCCCCTCCCAGGACCAGCTCCTCTTCTGTGGGTCTGCACTCCCTGCATAGGTACCCTGAcagctcttcctcctcctcttcgcCCATCTATACGTCGGCCACCGAGGGCCGCGGCCTAGGACTGCCTGGCACTGACCCCAGGCAGGGCAGAGCCAGTGACGGAACCAGTAGTGGGCATCACCCCTTTTATGATAACTCCCAACGGAACAACCCAGCTTCCATCCGCAACGTCCTCCAGTGCAACCTGAGCCGCTACTTCATGGAATACGAACGCATGCAGGATCTGGAGAGAGCAGGTTCTAGCCGGGAAGCAGGCACACAGGGGCCCATGCAGGACCTGCTATCCAGCAACGTAGACTCAGAGAGAGCAGGGCCTTCGCATCGGAATTCCGCCTATGCCGGGGATGGCACCAGCAGTTCCAACCTCCACCACAACCACCACAACCACCCTAACCGCTGCCGCTCATGCCACAACCTCCTCACGTTCAACCATGACACCCAGCGTTGGGAGCGTTCAAGCCAAGCTTCTTCTGCCTCAGCTCAGGAGGGCCCCCACTGGCAGATGCCTGTCCCTGCCTTCGAGGTACCTTCACAGAGTTCGAGAGAAGAATCTCATACCGCAGAAGAGGGCCAGCAGCCTATGCAGGGCCACCAGCCTATGGGCCTGGTGTATAATCAGGACACAGGCCAATGGGAGAGAGTGTATCAGCAGGCCACAGCCAATCCCTCCACTGAAGCAGCACAAGAAGCCTTAAACCCGGATGTGCCTGTGGACAATACTGACGAGGACACACTCCGAAGGTTCTGTGCATGCATGTTATGAGTTTTAAATTCAGTTAGCTAATTGTATGAAAAATATCAGTATACTTTATACATTACCATATTCATGCGAACATCCTTGCCATAACAGTTTTCTCCTCCATGTCATATGAGCCGCTTTTATTCCGATGTCTTTAATCGCatgacacacatttttatttttgaggaCTTCATGCAGTCTCAGAATGGGAATGTTTTGTAAGgataataaatgcttaaaagatttaaagcaaacttaaaacaaaaaaaaaaaaggtttaattggaaaaaaatatcatttgaatGCTAAACACATGAAGGACTCCTGGGTGGGGTGTAATCTCTTATAAATTCTAATTAAGCGTTTGGGTTATCAATTGGAAAAGAAAGTTTAAAtcgttctttaaaaaaaaaatattaataataataactggaATTATCAGGAATCAAAAATATTCTTGCATATGCAGGAAAAATCAAGATTTGTTCCATACTGTCTCTGTTTTCAGGAGGCTTTTGGAGTCATCGCTCTTTCCTTTCTCCCGGTATGACATGTCCGGTTCCCGTGATCATCCTATTTACCCAGATCCTGCCAGGTATGTAAGGGTGTATTTAATCTCTGGTGTCTAAAATTCAGCTACTTTTCCATTTTACAGTGTCTTTGTGTCCTTCAGGTTGTCTCCAGCAGCATATTACGCCCAGAGGATGATTCAGTATCTGTCTAGAAGAGAAAGTATTCGTCAGCGCTCCTTACAGAATCGCCTGCGCACCCTATCCACGTCCTCTGACAACCAGGCGGGCAATCCCTCCTCCACACCTGCAGAGGGCAGTGATGCCGACTATGAGGACATAGAGTAGGTGTAATTATTAGCTTATTAAGGTGCAGCCCATTCTGAAGTGATCATGGCCACGCCCTCCACATGGAGAACTCTGAAGGATACCTGTGTGTAGGGGTGAAAAGTAATGACCATTCAGAATGCAGTATTTTAATCTCAAAACTGAAGTTTATTTACATCACAAATTAGTGAATAGATGTGATTGTTACCAGATAACTTGTATAAGACAAATTGCCTGCTCAAATCACCTTTGACCCTTTATACACAGAAAGtagatgtggcctgtttcaaACCAATTACTAGATCCGAGGTCTAGATCTGAAAATAGATTTGTGGATTGTCAgtctgtaatttgtaatttaaaattaaGATAAGATTGTGGATTGTTAATTTTCTTATTGATATGTTTAATATGGTTTCTTATTTGcttgttgattcattttgtaCTTCAGCAAATGAGCAtatgatgtgtatatataagcGTACTGATGccatgtatatacatatatattatctCCCTAATTACAGGGAGCCTGGAGACCGGACAAGACACAGAATGCCCCGCAATGCGCGAATGTCTGCACCCTCCCTTGGTCGCTTTGTGCCACGGTCAGTAAATGTGCACTGTGTTTGACCTCTCTGCTTACTTTAGCAGCTTTGAGTATTTAATCTCAgtggtctctctgtttttaGATGAAATGGAAAATATGTCTGCATGGATTCATGTTcttgttgggaaaaaaaagcagcagtttgttttaaagttttctgtaacatattgttgttttttttttttaacaaataaaagaagGTTCCTGTTACCTGAATATCTTCCGTATGCTGGTATTTTCCATGAGAGGGGTCAGTCGGGCCTGGCGACCCACTCCTCAATTAACAGAGTGTTAGCAGGTACATATTTTGTAAAAGATATGTTTTATTGCGAGATATAACAAATGTGGCTAAAGAAAGGATCATGTGTTTTGAATGCAGTtcacatttatgtttatttccAGGGGCTTCAATTGGTGACGGCCAGTCTGCAGTAGCCAGTAACATCGCCAACACCACCTACAGACTGCAGTGGTGGGATTTCACCAAGTTCGACCTGCCAGAGATCAGCAATGGTAAATTTCTTCATGTAAAACAAAAAGGTGGAATCAGAGTCTAAATGCTGATCTGACATCAGCACCAGAATGTCACTGTGATCTTATTTGTAGAGATAAAGATAGAGGTAAAGcataatgttattgtttatataacTAAATTTTGATTTCTGATGTTGTTCTGATGTTTTGATTTCTGGTGTTTCGTTCTcgtcatatacacacactaagcCCAGGGTGTGAAATTGAGAGGGTGTGATCTATATTGTTTTTCTAACATGATGCGGTTATTCTCTCTGACTTATTTTTGTTGTATCCTGACCCCCGTAGCCTCTGTGAACGTGCTGGTTCCGCACTGTAAGATCTATAATGATGCTAGCTGCGATATATCAGCAGACGGGCAGCTACTGGCTGTTTTTATACCCAGCAGCCAGCGGGGCTTTCCTGATGAGGGCATCCTTGCTGTCTACTCTCTTGCCCCTCACAACTTGGGAGAGATGCTGTACACCAAGCGATTCGGTAAGCGTCATGTATCTAAAATGCACCTGAATGTTTTAGCCAGGTCTGTTTGTCTGGGCATGGTGACAGTTATCACTGCTGAGAATTTGTTACCAAATTATTTTTTGGAAAGTAAAGCAGGTATAAATTTTCTAATTGGTTAATTGTGATATACTCAGGTCCCAATGCCATCTCTGTGAGCCTGTCTCCAATGGGTTGCTATGTGATGGTGGGTCTGGCCTCGAGAAGGATCCTGCTCCATCCTACCACTGACCACATGGTGGCGCAAGTGTTCCGTCTGCAGCAGCCTCATGGAGGAGAAACTTCCATCAGggtgagtgttagtgtataCGTTAGCACTGGACAGCCTGTTCCTGCTGTAAATCTTTATTTGTACATGCCTTTGTACATGTAGATGGTGTGATTTGACCCTGGTGTCTCTGTCTTGTGTAGATGGTGTATAATGTGGTGTACCCCATGGCTCCAGACCAGCGCAGGCATGTAAGCATTAACTCGGCACGCTGGCTGCCTGAACCTGGCATGGGTCTGGCCTACGGGACCAGCAAAGGAGACCTGGTCATCTGCAGACCTGTGTAAGTGTCTGGATGCTCTGAAAAACATACTGGCTTATACTGACttcaagggagagaaagactgaTAATCTACTAGCTGATTCTCTGCTGTCTGATGCAGGCACTTAATAGGTTGTCGTCATGATTATGGGAAGGAAACTAGGGACGCTATCTGGAAAACAGACTGTCAAAtgattgctttttaaaaaggttaCAGGTAAATTGTCTCTGCCCTGAATGCCTTTTGAAAGTCATTGCTTTCCAGGAATTCACTGTTAAAACACTTATTGAAAAAAGGTCCTTTGATTGCAGTGAGTGTAAAGTGTTGCTTTATTTAGAACAAGCCTGAAAGGTGACGTAGATCAGTTCAGGGCATGATTGTTGAAGCCGGTCTCTTTCTTGGAGCGCTGTATTGATGAGTTGACTATACAATATAGCCCACTGAATAAAATTTGCCGTTCCAATCAATACGGTCTTGAATTTTCAGTGATTACCGTAATGAGGGAGACAGCAGCACTGAACAGAACTCGGATCCTCTATTCActgccagcagcagcagtcgGACCCGTGGAGTGGATCGGTAAGGATCAGAAAGCCCTCTAAGCTTCTTAGTTCTGATATGACATAAAACATTTGCAGATTTCTAATTATTTTGTGTGCTGATCGTTTTCACACTCTGATAAAGGACGAGCAGGTCTGGCTGGCGATTGGACAGAGACATGGGACTGATGAGCGCTATTGGCCTGCAGCCCCGTCAGCCCGCCCCCTCAGTGACCTCCCAGGGCACGCAGACACCTGTGGTGCATCTACAGAatgcagagacacagacagagagagagctgccCTCAACGAGTGCGTTTCAGACCACACACGCACCGCGACACCGTAAGAGACATGCGCACACCCACTACGGCACAATCTCTTGTTTATTCTCTGAGTTTATTTTTAcgttatatataaatatttgcttatttaatgtACTGGTTGGTCAGTACCCTTAAGAAATTGGGATACATGCAGTGTTGCTCATTGTATTAAGTCTAACAAGGGCTCCGATCTTAACAACAGCGATAAGATCTTAAGATTACTTCCATTTACAATTTTTTGGAGCACTGTAAACATTTTAGGACACCTTATATCAAGGAATTATTGCTTTGATGTAATGCaagatgtaatgtaatgtcttTTTCTCAGTGGCAGAGACAAGTGAAGTGCAGACTGCCAGTACAGAGACACTCCCACACAGTGAGCCACCAGACACAGTGGCTCATGGAGCCGCTTCCCACGATCCCAGTAcccacactgactcactgaacacCAACCACGGTACTTCTGTTTCTATATGCATATATGTTCTTTGCTTTTTCTcgttctcttttccttttttttttttttcccttccattTTCTTCTCAAGTTGGTCACCCACCAGCCAGCAATCCCTTATCATTTGAAAGCTACTAACCCCCAAGGGTGAAGGTTAACGTGTGCTTGCTTCAAGACTCGTTAAGCCAGCCACCAAtatctttttaaactgctgctcatactgcATCACTGGGCACTCTGAGGAAAGCTCTATCTGCTATCtcctgcatacatgagctcacagatgcccacagttgattagtgttgctctgattgacaggggagacgGAGTATACCACGTGGCTCCTGGCCAGTGATTGCTGTGCCATCATCAGGTTTCAAACTTGCACCAATTTCCAACAATAGGGCAAACCTTTTTctatgttcattattattactagccCTAATCGATCCCAGAGGCACATACCCCATTTGAAACTGAAAATAGTGCAAAGCCATGTGTAGTGTCTGCCCGAGAATTTCGGACAATTATTAGCGTGGGATTCTCTGTGCTATAGGTCTAATCCAGGCTACAAATCACttcttttttgtacttttaatgCTGGATGTAAAAAGCTCTCTCTTATACTTACTAATTACCCTCATAACTAGTTACTAGCTTGTTGAGTAAAATAAGTAAAACTCCTTTTTGGCATCTCAGGTGAGTCCCAGTCGGATCCTGCCCCAGGTGAAGATGCTCTTTCCCGGATCCGACGTCTGATGGCTGAAGGTGGGATGACAGCGGTGGTCCAGAGAGAGCGCAGCACCACCATGGCCTCCATGGGAGGATTCGGCAACAACATAGTGGTGAGCCACCGCATTCACCGCGGCTCTCAGACACCAGCAGGAGCAGCGCAGGCGAGTAACCCAGCACCTTCAGGGGAAAACAGCCTCAACACGAGACCAAACACGCTCCTCTCTGACACTTCAGACAATCCTGCTCCTTCTGAGTCTCATGGTGGTACTCCTCTAACTGGAATCCCCTCTAGGTCTGCTCTTCCCTCTTCAGGCCCTAATGCAGTAGTGTTAGAGGCCCCGGCCATGGAGGACATGATGGAGGACAGTCAGAACGAAGAACCCGATCCATCCTCTAGGAGTGGGTACTTGGCCAACATCAGTAACAACGGcagcaacaacaatgacagtagCAGCAGAAATTACCCCGATGACCTGTACAGCAGATAGTGCTTCCTCCCACTGTCCTACACGTACATCAGTGGAGCAGGTTGATTTGGATTTGGCAAGATGTGAAAGGTTCTCTGTCAGGACCTGACAGAATGAACCCCTGAGGTGGACCTGTGTGCCTGTGTTTTGCCTCCTTCTGCTTTGGCCTTATGTGCAGAAGTAAGAGTGCCAAATttccactctgtctctcttcagaGGAGACAGCAGCCTCTCTACAAATATTTCACGGGGAATGTCTTCATGGAAAGCCATTGTTGTTGCACTTGGTCCTTGCACTTCAGTTGTAGTTTTGCTTCCTTTGAAACATGTCTCAGACTTTTGAGCATTCCATCGCCAGAAAGGGCTTCTACTTGAGTCATTCTTGTACTGCGGTACAGAATTAATGCGGTTTGGTTTACTGCTCCCTCAGGAGCCATCGTTGTCAGTCAAGTTCCAGGCACGGCTGCAGAAAACGTGCTTGCGTCACAAGGCAAGTTTCCATGCTTGCGTCACTAATGCGTTCATTTGAAGTGATTTGAATTTATTCTGAGGAATTGGAGAAACATTGAAAGGACACTGCTGTCTATTAATCCTGTAATAATCAGATTCACTGTTTGTTCATGGTTTTTGTTTGCAGAAGAGAGATTATAATCACAGCACTATAATCCACCCAAATGCTCCGCAGTTTCAACTAATATGTAAGGAGGGTGAGCGTAAAGGAGCCCAGATGttctttgaaatgttttatgatgatGGCTTTTAAGTTTCCATATTGgcaaatgcattttatttgttacCTGAAAAAGGTATTTCAGTTGAAAAGTGAAAGGTAATCATCAATTAAGCTGAGTCAGAAATTTCTTTTACACCTTCAAAgagggccaaaaaaaaaacaaagctacCACCACATCAATATTCTGTATCTGCATTGGTTTTGGAGACTTACTGAGCTGAGTTCATTTTAGTCGGGCTCTGTTCCCCTGAAACATGCTGCTTGTGCTCATCTGTGTTCAGCCTAGGATGCTAACGGTTCGTTTTGATGCCACCAGTCACAGCATGCCTGTGCCACCTACAGTGGCAGCTAGTGTCTGATTGCACTAAACACCCTGGTTTCTCTCCAGACTTTTTTATGTGAGGAATGACTGTCAGGACATATCTTCCAAATCAAGCCTGGGTAAAGAATTATACTTGAATTACATATAGTAGAATATCTCTAAGGAGCTGgccagttgttgttgttgttgttgtttaaaaaaaaaaaaatggcctagAACCAGCAAATTGAGCTTGACCTGCATTGAAACACATATGTTGCTTAATCACTGAACAGAGGGCATGTGCTTGCGCGTGCGTGTACTACTGTGCATGAGGTTGTATCACAGGTAAGTGTAGCATTTCCAATCAAGAAAATGACTTGAAAGCtaaatgtgcttgtttttaGGTAGATAAGTTTGCTGTCTGTTCCTGCGCTTCTGAAGCTTTGAGTATTTCCTAGTCATCTCTGCCCTGCGCAGGTGTCGAGCTCGACCTCCTGTGGGTGTAACAAAAGAAGCGTTGAGGTAGGCTTTCCCAGGTTCTCAGTGTCTGAGGCAAAACCACGAAGCACAGAACATCctagtttgtttttatttggtgTCTGAATGGCTTTTAACAATTTGTGCCCCTTAATAGCCCCGCTTTTAGCTGTCTAATATTTATCCTTAGTTTTTGACATCATAACACCTGCTGAGGCACCCTGCCTTCTCATTTCTCTACTACGTCTTGATATTCGAGACTCAGTCAATGTTGGACTGCTTTTCATAAAGAacaaagagagtgagtgagtgaattcttgacaaaataatacacacatcgTTTTCCATTTCATGCTTGGAGTGGTTTTGATTgctattgtttaaaatattaactaaaaTCTCACCTCTGGTgctgtttatgtatttttttttttttataattattttacactttatatgGTTAGCCCTGTTATTCATTGACGACACTGATGgaattataatgtatttttgtttccCCAAAACACTGTTACTGATTTAAGAACTTAAATAGGGCAATTTGTGGGGGAAAAAGGGGAATAGCTGTAATAAGGGAGATAATgacatctgtttttatttgatgtcactctatactgtatatctgttgGTCTGATAAATCTGCTTGTAGATATCAAATGTTTGtagggttttgttttgttttttgtttttttttgttttgttttggttttttttgttttttttttaaaaaaaaagctttcccCATTGCATTTTTTGCCCACATCAGATAATGCAGTACATGTCTGAGAAACACATCTCTCTCTAgtattttattagcattttaggTTGTCTTAAGACGCTTTGGTCAACTGAAGCATACAGAACTAAAGAAGATACCAACATACAAAACCTGGTGTgaagtgacagacagacatacattAGCGACTCTGTGCCAGTTTTGGTGATCTCACTGCTGGGTCAGTGCTGAAGAAATCAAAGGTATTGGAAAAGCAGGATGTAAAAGTCCCCTTATCCGCTTATGTGAGAAGCATCTTTTATCAAGTAAAGAAGTGTGAAGTTAAGTCTTTAGTTAAATTAGGGGTTAGGTGTTTGTTGAACAAAGTGCTGTTGGACGCCAAAGATCCAGTGTTACGGTGGTTAAAAGAGGTTTAATAAAATGGGAATATTGAAAAGTGTGAATCTTGTTGAATTTATTAAACATACTTTTCCGACAACACACAAGTTCTGGTTCATCAAGTCagcataattaaaatgtaatctaGTATGCTATGAAaagacaacacaatttttttttttaataaactactAATTTAAGTTCTTCATGAAGAGGTAGAACTTTGAATACAGCCAGTGACTCCGCTGTTCGAACATCTATGGGACGTTCATTCTGCCACCTGGGCAccagagcagagcagagaagAGCCTTGATGTATACCTTctttgtaccctgagagatggtgggaccgatcgagcagtgctagagaaTCGGAGGGAGTGTGGTGCAGTGTGGGGTGTGATGGCTTTGTAGTCGAGCATGAGTGTTGTAAATCTGATGCTGGCAGCTACAAGAAGCCAGTGGCGACAATGTAGGGATGGgatggtgtgggagaacttcaATTGCAGTTCTAAAGCACCTTTACTTTTATCATGGTGCTCTTCAGTTTGTTTTATCAGCGCAATTTAACAGGAAAGCATCTATTACCATCTGTAAATCAAAGTCACCTACAAAGAACTCTTTTATGAACCTCTATATCTTGTACCAGTAACTTCAGAATTATTCACATCCTTCAAGAGAATTGGAAGAAGCagatataatataaacattacacacaataattaacattttctaCTCACACAAGTGGAGAAACACTGTTATCTAACAAGAACAGTTCCCATAATAGCGTACTGCACCCACCCACGCTGAGGAGGATGGTGAGATCAGCGAAGAAGAATCCAAAGATTACAGTTTCAGAGCTGCAGTTTATTTCATACAGTCAAATCAATGTCATATTTCATAATTAACTATTAGATGCCAAACTCAATAACAAGAAGTTGTTCAGAAAGGTTTTGTGAAAGAAGCACTTCCTGAGGACAACCCTCAAAATGCAGCACCGGAACATTGCAAAGCATCACTGAAACAGGTGGACTCGTGGGTCGTGGTCAAATAAGAACAAAATCTTAATGGTGATAAGCACCATCTgaattgtggggaaaaaatggggaCTACATACAAAGAAAAGCACCTGATATCCACTGTAAAATCCTGTGGTGGGTGTTTTGTGGCTGGTAGGCTTTTGCGATGATTGATGGCTTCATGAAATCTGCAACATACCAAGATATTTCAGGCCacaacctggttgcctctggcATGACGTTCAATAAATTGGTCGTAAATAGATTTTTTAGTACAATCAACAATGTCTT
Proteins encoded:
- the ambra1b gene encoding activating molecule in BECN1-regulated autophagy protein 1B — its product is MAVQNRNAVLVLSGRERGARILGSQRLLQQLVEDRTRWMKLQSQKVELPDNPRSTFLLAFSPDRNLMASTHVNHNIYITDVKTGKCLHSLVGHRRTPWCLTFHPTIPGLVASGCLDGEVRIWDLHGGSESWFTEGNIAIASLAFHPTAQLLLIATNNELHFWDWSRPEPFAVVKTGSETERVRLVRFDPLGHNLLTAIVNPTNQQNDEDSDVPMDSMEMALFRQRSVLRSPPVRRTPILHNFLHILSSRSSGGTEPREPPPSMPLFQYPGRSELADRPPQQSCTQHLGLGCLCSRCAATSRNVQSPSALQPTDSVHTHSHSHPQPPNQSRPSSDRPSAFSSVHSSTAGSSLHRGLSSLRTSMALGGTPEPSARLPGGDWSSSLLGTSSGATLDEAAVGIMGRGIVPPPRTSSSSVGLHSLHRYPDSSSSSSSPIYTSATEGRGLGLPGTDPRQGRASDGTSSGHHPFYDNSQRNNPASIRNVLQCNLSRYFMEYERMQDLERAGSSREAGTQGPMQDLLSSNVDSERAGPSHRNSAYAGDGTSSSNLHHNHHNHPNRCRSCHNLLTFNHDTQRWERSSQASSASAQEGPHWQMPVPAFEVPSQSSREESHTAEEGQQPMQGHQPMGLVYNQDTGQWERVYQQATANPSTEAAQEALNPDVPVDNTDEDTLRRRLLESSLFPFSRYDMSGSRDHPIYPDPARLSPAAYYAQRMIQYLSRRESIRQRSLQNRLRTLSTSSDNQAGNPSSTPAEGSDADYEDIEEPGDRTRHRMPRNARMSAPSLGRFVPRRFLLPEYLPYAGIFHERGQSGLATHSSINRVLAGASIGDGQSAVASNIANTTYRLQWWDFTKFDLPEISNASVNVLVPHCKIYNDASCDISADGQLLAVFIPSSQRGFPDEGILAVYSLAPHNLGEMLYTKRFGPNAISVSLSPMGCYVMVGLASRRILLHPTTDHMVAQVFRLQQPHGGETSIRMVYNVVYPMAPDQRRHVSINSARWLPEPGMGLAYGTSKGDLVICRPVDYRNEGDSSTEQNSDPLFTASSSSRTRGVDRTSRSGWRLDRDMGLMSAIGLQPRQPAPSVTSQGTQTPVVHLQNAETQTERELPSTSAFQTTHAPRHLAETSEVQTASTETLPHSEPPDTVAHGAASHDPSTHTDSLNTNHGESQSDPAPGEDALSRIRRLMAEGGMTAVVQRERSTTMASMGGFGNNIVVSHRIHRGSQTPAGAAQASNPAPSGENSLNTRPNTLLSDTSDNPAPSESHGGTPLTGIPSRSALPSSGPNAVVLEAPAMEDMMEDSQNEEPDPSSRSGYLANISNNGSNNNDSSSRNYPDDLYSR